ATGCATGCCGCCGGGTGGGCTAGCACTGGGCGGGACAAATTCGATCTCGCGCTGCTGGTCCCAGCTCTGCGCAGGGGACGTGGCGGATGCCGAACTGTCCTCGATGTCGAGGAGCGGATCAGGACCGAACCGGTTGTGGCCCGAGGTGCCGGGCCGGCAGAACATTTCGACGAGGCCCCACAGCCACAGGACCAATACGGTGAGGCTGAACGGAAGCATCCAGGTGGAGTTGGGCAGCAAGTCTGAAAACTGGCTGTAGAGGCCGGGGACGAAGAAGAACGGAACGATCCACCAGCCGCTGCTGTCGCGATCGTGCAGTCGTTTGATCGCAGTCGCGAGATAGATCCAGAAGAACAACGCCATGCCGGACGCCTTGAGGATCGAGGTCGCGAGATC
This genomic stretch from Bradyrhizobium sp. CCGB12 harbors:
- a CDS encoding DUF805 domain-containing protein; the encoded protein is MDWTWYLFRFDGRINRALLWQALLIVALAAGLLEIAAQFIGILAGTRSTLKLGIELNFDFGLDDLFKLVDPRTSHSLAADLATSILKASGMALFFWIYLATAIKRLHDRDSSGWWIVPFFFVPGLYSQFSDLLPNSTWMLPFSLTVLVLWLWGLVEMFCRPGTSGHNRFGPDPLLDIEDSSASATSPAQSWDQQREIEFVPPSASPPGGMHVKRGA